One region of Streptomyces sp. CG4 genomic DNA includes:
- a CDS encoding LCP family protein, with the protein MRAATTLSVLVLASAGIGHAVISSLDAGIARVDAFKDMKNRPSASHGTNLLLVGTDGRDKITEQERRQFRLGGVPCHCTDTMMIVHVSENRDRATVVSLPRDSYAEVPEHTDDTSAEPHASHPIRLNAAYAEGGPGLTIRTVENMTHVKIDHYLEVDFASFMKTVDVLGGVRICTATPLKDSYTGLDLTPGTHTLTGGQALQYVRARHIDGASDLGRMKRQQQFLAALIERATSSGVLLNPMRFRDVTRAVLGSVRADEGFGADELLDLGRAMRDFSPSSSEFTTVPIAQMNYDVKGIGSTLKWDQTKADQLFTALRDDKPLTADQPHRAHTPAPVSVDVDPRQIRVQVANGTATVGLAGRVDAALAATGFATTRQPVTAPAHVPHTMIFYDPRWDRSARALVAALPGSELHPAPGQGPLLKVTAGADFKDVRKIRFDDPAQPQQNVLRGDEVLC; encoded by the coding sequence ATGCGGGCGGCGACCACGCTGTCCGTCCTGGTGCTCGCCTCCGCCGGGATCGGGCACGCGGTGATCAGCAGCCTGGACGCGGGCATCGCCCGGGTCGACGCCTTCAAGGACATGAAGAACCGGCCCAGCGCGAGCCACGGCACGAACCTGCTGCTGGTCGGCACCGACGGCCGCGACAAGATCACCGAGCAGGAGCGGCGGCAGTTCCGGCTGGGCGGGGTGCCCTGCCACTGCACCGACACGATGATGATCGTGCACGTCTCGGAGAACCGGGACCGGGCCACGGTGGTGAGCCTGCCGCGCGACTCCTACGCCGAGGTGCCCGAGCACACCGACGACACCTCCGCGGAGCCGCACGCATCCCACCCGATCAGGCTCAACGCGGCCTACGCCGAGGGCGGCCCGGGGCTGACGATCCGCACCGTCGAGAACATGACCCATGTGAAGATCGACCACTATCTGGAGGTCGACTTCGCCAGTTTCATGAAGACCGTGGACGTCCTCGGCGGGGTCAGGATCTGTACGGCGACCCCGCTGAAGGACTCCTACACCGGCCTCGACCTCACGCCCGGCACCCACACCCTCACCGGCGGTCAGGCCCTGCAGTACGTACGGGCCCGGCACATCGACGGGGCGAGCGACCTGGGCCGGATGAAGCGGCAGCAGCAGTTCCTGGCCGCGCTGATCGAGCGGGCCACCTCCTCCGGGGTGCTGCTGAACCCGATGCGGTTCCGGGACGTGACCCGGGCGGTGCTCGGGTCGGTCCGCGCCGACGAGGGCTTCGGCGCGGACGAGCTGCTCGACCTCGGCCGGGCCATGCGGGACTTCTCCCCGTCCTCCTCCGAGTTCACCACCGTGCCCATCGCGCAGATGAACTACGACGTCAAGGGCATCGGCTCGACCCTGAAGTGGGACCAGACCAAGGCGGACCAGCTCTTCACGGCCCTGCGCGACGACAAGCCGCTCACCGCGGACCAGCCGCACCGCGCCCACACCCCCGCACCGGTGTCGGTGGACGTGGACCCGCGGCAGATCCGGGTCCAGGTGGCGAACGGCACCGCTACCGTCGGCCTCGCGGGACGCGTCGACGCGGCGCTCGCGGCGACCGGCTTCGCCACGACGCGCCAGCCGGTGACCGCCCCCGCCCATGTGCCGCACACGATGATCTTCTACGACCCCCGCTGGGACCGCTCCGCCCGCGCCCTGGTCGCGGCCCTGCCGGGCAGCGAACTGCACCCGGCTCCGGGCCAGGGCCCCCTGCTGAAGGTGACCGCCGGAGCCGACTTCAAGGACGTCCGCAAGATCCGCTTCGACGACCCGGCACAGCCCCAGCAGAACGTGCTGCGCGGGGACGAGGTGCTGTGCTGA